One genomic region from Leptolyngbyaceae cyanobacterium JSC-12 encodes:
- a CDS encoding hypothetical protein (IMG reference gene:2510096025~PFAM: Uncharacterized protein conserved in bacteria (DUF2237)), translating to MTEARNVLGGTLQACCTSPMTGFYRDGFCNTGAGDVGAHIVCAQVTQEFLDYTKAQGNDLSTPVPAFNFPGLKPGDRWCLCASRWKEALDDGIAPPVVLEATHASALEYVSLADLQQHALKVV from the coding sequence ATGACTGAAGCCAGAAATGTGTTGGGCGGAACGCTACAAGCCTGTTGCACCTCCCCCATGACTGGGTTTTACCGGGATGGTTTCTGCAACACGGGTGCTGGAGATGTTGGTGCTCATATAGTGTGTGCCCAGGTCACTCAAGAATTTTTGGACTACACCAAAGCCCAGGGTAATGATTTAAGCACTCCAGTTCCGGCTTTTAACTTTCCAGGGCTGAAACCAGGCGATCGCTGGTGTTTATGCGCATCGCGCTGGAAAGAAGCCCTCGATGATGGCATCGCCCCACCTGTAGTTCTCGAAGCCACCCACGCCTCCGCTCTGGAATATGTCTCCCTTGCCGACCTGCAACAACACGCGCTTAAGGTGGTATAG
- a CDS encoding putative ATPase of the PP-loop superfamily implicated in cell cycle control (IMG reference gene:2510096026~PFAM: PP-loop family) codes for MAATQTPQSKSVTKLQTQLRSLVGKAIHDYNLIEAGDRVMVCLSGGKDSYTLLDLLLQLQSRAPIRFELLAVNLDQKQPGFPTHVLPTYLESVGVPYRIVEADTYRTVTRLIPEGKTLCSLCSRLRRGILYQVASEEGATKIALGHHRDDILETLFLNLFHTGQLKAMPPKLLSDDGQHLVIRPLAYCPESLIKQYAQLRQFPIIPCNLCGSQENLQRVQIKRMLQTWEQEQPGRLESIFTSLQTVVSSHLADRSLFDFRNLGIGNRGGVRS; via the coding sequence ATGGCAGCCACGCAAACTCCTCAGTCAAAGTCTGTGACAAAGTTGCAAACGCAACTACGGAGCCTAGTAGGTAAAGCGATTCATGATTACAACCTAATCGAGGCGGGCGATCGCGTGATGGTGTGCCTCTCCGGCGGCAAAGATTCTTATACCCTGCTGGATCTGCTCCTGCAACTACAAAGCCGCGCCCCCATCCGGTTTGAACTGCTTGCTGTAAACCTGGATCAAAAGCAACCGGGCTTTCCTACCCACGTTTTACCAACCTACCTGGAATCTGTTGGTGTCCCTTACCGCATTGTAGAAGCAGATACCTACCGCACGGTAACCCGTCTGATTCCCGAAGGCAAAACCCTGTGCAGCCTCTGCTCTCGCTTGCGACGTGGCATTTTGTACCAGGTTGCCAGCGAAGAAGGTGCTACCAAAATTGCCCTGGGTCACCATCGGGATGACATCCTCGAAACCTTATTTCTCAACCTGTTTCATACTGGGCAGTTAAAAGCCATGCCTCCCAAACTATTGAGCGATGATGGTCAACACCTTGTCATTCGGCCTCTTGCCTACTGTCCCGAATCGCTTATTAAGCAGTACGCCCAACTCCGCCAATTCCCAATCATTCCCTGCAACCTCTGCGGTTCACAAGAAAACTTGCAGCGAGTCCAAATTAAACGAATGTTGCAAACCTGGGAGCAGGAGCAGCCGGGACGGCTGGAAAGTATTTTCACCAGTCTACAAACCGTTGTTTCCTCGCATTTGGCAGATCGATCGTTGTTTGATTTTAGGAATTTAGGCATTGGGAATAGGGGAGGAGTCAGGAGTTAG
- a CDS encoding putative phosphoesterase, ICC (IMG reference gene:2510096027~PFAM: Calcineurin-like phosphoesterase~TIGRFAM: metallophosphoesterase, DNA ligase-associated; putative phosphoesterase, SbcD/Mre11-related), producing the protein MHTITVLGNRLHLLPQKAIYIEQLNALLVSDVHLGKAETFQSHGVPIPNTLNQDSLNRLQDLCVQFDVDYLFVLGDLFHSKFALVDEVLNHWLEFVQQLNVSVQLIVGNHDRSLVPVLKCLSIQCILDSIQIDNLVLSHEPTPQPNCLNICGHVHPCVRIKTKLDNLRLPCFYLETSQNLLILPSFGAFTGSYEVAIAKDATAYVIAENSVIVLDA; encoded by the coding sequence ATGCATACGATTACGGTTCTGGGAAATCGCCTTCATTTACTACCTCAGAAAGCAATTTATATTGAACAACTCAATGCACTATTGGTATCAGACGTACATTTGGGTAAAGCTGAAACATTCCAGTCTCATGGAGTCCCGATTCCAAATACCCTCAATCAAGACAGCCTCAACCGCTTGCAGGATTTATGCGTTCAGTTTGACGTGGATTATCTGTTCGTCCTGGGTGATTTGTTTCACTCAAAGTTTGCCCTTGTGGATGAAGTCCTCAACCACTGGTTGGAGTTTGTGCAACAGTTGAATGTGAGTGTGCAATTGATCGTGGGTAACCATGATCGCTCCCTCGTGCCAGTGCTAAAATGCCTCTCGATTCAGTGCATTCTCGATTCCATTCAAATCGATAATCTCGTCCTTAGTCACGAACCCACTCCCCAACCAAACTGCCTGAATATCTGTGGGCATGTGCACCCCTGTGTGCGAATTAAAACCAAACTCGATAATTTGCGATTGCCCTGTTTCTATCTGGAAACTTCACAAAATTTGTTGATTTTGCCATCCTTTGGAGCTTTTACAGGCAGTTACGAAGTGGCGATTGCAAAAGATGCAACCGCTTACGTCATTGCCGAAAATTCAGTGATTGTGCTAGATGCTTAA
- a CDS encoding phage shock protein A (IM30), suppresses sigma54-dependent transcription (IMG reference gene:2510096028~PFAM: PspA/IM30 family), with product MGLFDRVSRVVRANLNDLVSKAEDPEKILEQTILDMQEDLVQMRQAVASAIASQKRTQQQYNQAQTEANNWQQRAQLALQKGDETLAREALVRKKTHSETAASLKTQLDQQTAMVDTLKRNLIALEGKISEAKTKKDMLKARASAAKANEQLQNVVGRMSTSSAMAAFERMEEKVMIMEARSQAAAELAGADLESQFAMLESGNDVDDELAAMKAQLLGGTAAQDQAQLPGTTQAADKPKGDVDDELEALKTKLDQL from the coding sequence ATGGGATTGTTTGACCGTGTTAGCCGGGTCGTGCGTGCAAACTTGAACGATTTAGTCAGTAAAGCTGAAGACCCGGAAAAGATTCTGGAACAGACCATTCTGGATATGCAGGAAGACCTGGTGCAGATGCGGCAGGCTGTTGCCAGCGCGATCGCCAGTCAAAAACGGACCCAACAGCAATACAATCAGGCTCAGACCGAAGCCAACAACTGGCAACAACGAGCCCAACTTGCTCTGCAAAAAGGGGATGAAACCCTGGCACGGGAAGCACTGGTGCGGAAAAAGACCCATAGCGAAACAGCAGCATCCCTCAAAACCCAACTCGACCAGCAAACCGCCATGGTCGATACTTTGAAACGGAATTTGATCGCGCTGGAAGGCAAAATTTCTGAGGCGAAAACCAAGAAAGATATGCTCAAAGCCCGCGCTAGTGCTGCCAAAGCCAATGAGCAACTGCAAAACGTGGTAGGCAGGATGAGCACCAGCAGTGCCATGGCAGCCTTTGAGCGGATGGAAGAAAAAGTGATGATTATGGAAGCTCGTTCTCAGGCAGCAGCAGAACTGGCAGGAGCCGATTTGGAAAGTCAATTTGCCATGTTGGAATCAGGCAACGATGTAGATGATGAACTGGCGGCGATGAAAGCCCAACTACTAGGTGGGACTGCGGCACAGGATCAAGCCCAGTTGCCAGGAACTACCCAAGCCGCTGACAAACCTAAAGGTGATGTCGATGATGAGTTGGAAGCATTGAAGACAAAGTTAGATCAACTTTAG
- a CDS encoding thioredoxin (IMG reference gene:2510096029~PFAM: Thioredoxin~TIGRFAM: thioredoxin): protein MSSVITITDAEFKDQVLEATQPVLVYFWASWCGPCRLMTPIMDGVAADYGDRLKVVKMEVDPNPESVKAYKVEGVPAFRLFQQGEVVESLEGAIPKQKVEEMLSSHL, encoded by the coding sequence ATGAGCAGCGTCATCACAATTACCGATGCTGAGTTTAAAGATCAGGTTCTAGAAGCAACTCAGCCGGTGTTGGTTTATTTCTGGGCATCTTGGTGTGGACCTTGCCGCTTAATGACTCCGATTATGGATGGTGTGGCAGCAGACTACGGCGATCGCCTAAAGGTAGTGAAGATGGAAGTAGATCCCAATCCGGAGTCGGTGAAGGCTTACAAGGTAGAAGGAGTACCAGCATTTCGCCTGTTTCAACAGGGAGAAGTAGTGGAGTCACTGGAAGGCGCAATTCCAAAACAAAAAGTGGAAGAGATGCTCAGTTCACATCTTTAG
- a CDS encoding aspartate/tyrosine/aromatic aminotransferase (IMG reference gene:2510096030~PFAM: Aminotransferase class I and II), which translates to MEFANRLKPLQANVFADMDQAKAKAKLAGRAIIDLSLGSSDLPTQAHVLDAIAQSLPDPSTHGYLLFHGTQAFRQAAANWYTQKFGIAVDPETEVLPLIGSQEGTAHLPLAILNPGDFALLQDPGYPSHAGGVHLASGQVYPMPLLAENNFLPVFADIPAPVLPQAKMMVLSYPHNPTTATASLDFFRKAVAFCQQHRMVLVHDFPYVDLVFPNDLSPSPLSTPLSSHSLAPSILQADPEKTVSIEFFTMSKSYNMGGFRVGYAIGNRELIRALRQVKAVVDFNQYRGILNGAIAALSGPQDGVQSAVNTFRQRRDVFVSALHKIGWQVPVPTATMYIWAKLPEPWTQDSIGFCTRLVEATGVAVSPGAGFGKSGEGYVRFALVHPPQILETAVDHIHRFLSAHGSV; encoded by the coding sequence ATGGAATTTGCAAACCGATTAAAGCCGCTCCAAGCAAATGTTTTTGCAGATATGGATCAGGCAAAAGCAAAGGCGAAGTTAGCTGGACGAGCGATCATCGATTTGTCGCTAGGATCGTCTGATTTGCCAACCCAAGCGCATGTGCTCGATGCGATCGCCCAATCTCTCCCCGACCCCAGCACTCACGGTTATTTACTGTTTCATGGTACTCAGGCATTTCGGCAGGCGGCAGCAAACTGGTACACTCAAAAATTTGGCATTGCGGTTGACCCAGAAACCGAAGTCCTTCCTCTGATTGGTTCGCAAGAAGGTACAGCTCATTTACCACTAGCAATTCTGAATCCGGGCGACTTTGCATTGTTACAAGATCCGGGCTACCCCTCCCATGCAGGTGGTGTTCATCTGGCAAGCGGGCAAGTTTACCCCATGCCATTGCTGGCAGAAAACAACTTTTTGCCCGTTTTTGCTGATATTCCTGCCCCGGTGCTGCCTCAGGCAAAGATGATGGTACTGAGTTATCCTCACAATCCCACGACAGCAACTGCTTCATTGGACTTTTTCCGGAAAGCTGTTGCTTTTTGCCAGCAGCATCGCATGGTTCTGGTACATGATTTTCCCTACGTGGATTTGGTATTTCCCAACGATCTCTCCCCCTCCCCTCTTTCCACCCCCTTATCCTCTCATAGCCTTGCCCCCTCTATTCTCCAGGCAGATCCAGAGAAGACCGTTTCTATCGAGTTTTTCACCATGTCCAAGTCTTACAACATGGGTGGGTTTCGGGTCGGCTACGCGATCGGTAATCGGGAGTTAATTCGAGCCTTACGGCAGGTCAAAGCTGTTGTTGACTTTAATCAGTATCGAGGGATTTTGAATGGAGCGATCGCGGCCCTCAGTGGACCGCAAGATGGTGTGCAATCTGCGGTGAATACTTTCCGCCAGCGTCGCGATGTCTTTGTCAGCGCTTTACACAAGATTGGCTGGCAGGTGCCCGTTCCAACCGCCACGATGTACATCTGGGCAAAACTGCCGGAACCCTGGACACAGGACTCCATCGGCTTTTGTACCCGGTTGGTAGAAGCCACAGGTGTTGCCGTATCTCCAGGGGCAGGTTTTGGTAAGTCTGGTGAAGGCTACGTTCGCTTTGCCCTGGTTCACCCACCCCAAATCCTGGAAACCGCCGTTGATCACATTCACCGATTTCTGTCTGCACATGGCAGTGTATAA